A genomic segment from Microbulbifer elongatus encodes:
- a CDS encoding LuxR C-terminal-related transcriptional regulator — MASESKEQKLNSDDMLISVWNQRNELFAQNKTELTNLKVDEMVSRVFSNGPHYHYIFDLFDLELLYVSPQIEQIHDLNIATMTFQDVLALIHPDDRTFVANAEATAIRVMQQRIGMDKITRYKFSYCFRFRVKTGEYRLFNHQSIVLDTDESGGIGKALNVHTDISHLTTQNNYRLSLIGMNGEPSYLNIEVDNHPPKPDPTKPLFTEREISVIQLVSKGLTSAQIGEVLSLSEYTIKNHRKRILKKAGCQNMSQLLASCAIEGSI; from the coding sequence TTGGCCAGTGAATCAAAAGAACAAAAGTTGAACAGTGACGACATGCTGATCAGCGTGTGGAACCAGCGCAACGAACTTTTTGCGCAAAACAAAACCGAGCTGACCAACCTGAAAGTGGATGAAATGGTGAGCCGGGTGTTCAGCAACGGCCCCCATTACCACTACATCTTCGACCTCTTCGACCTGGAGCTCCTCTACGTCAGCCCCCAGATCGAGCAGATTCACGACCTGAACATCGCCACCATGACGTTTCAGGATGTACTGGCGCTGATCCACCCGGACGATCGCACATTTGTCGCCAATGCGGAGGCAACCGCTATCCGCGTTATGCAGCAGCGTATCGGCATGGATAAAATCACCCGCTACAAATTTTCCTATTGCTTCCGCTTCCGAGTGAAAACTGGTGAATATCGCCTGTTCAACCACCAGTCCATTGTGCTCGATACCGATGAAAGTGGGGGAATCGGAAAAGCACTGAACGTACACACGGATATTTCCCACCTCACCACACAGAATAACTACCGGCTGTCACTGATCGGTATGAATGGGGAACCCTCCTACCTCAATATCGAAGTGGACAACCATCCACCGAAACCCGATCCCACCAAACCACTCTTCACCGAGCGGGAAATCTCGGTGATTCAGCTCGTCTCCAAAGGTTTGACCAGCGCTCAGATCGGTGAAGTGCTGTCTCTCTCTGAATACACCATAAAAAACCACCGCAAGCGCATTCTGAAAAAAGCGGGCTGCCAGAATATGAGCCAGCTACTGGCAAGCTGTGCCATCGAAGGGTCAATTTGA
- a CDS encoding AgmX/PglI C-terminal domain-containing protein produces MTSASLSSTQTTHRPALMPWHYYNSTLPWASTEEEDQRFIKFLKSGFAAFVVLGALFTFIPAPELTREQKEQLPPQLARVILEKKELPKPVEKPKPKPVEKKIEKPKEVKKEKPKPVEKPKPKPEPIKTVKPKPLTEKAPAQEVAKAREKAANSGLMQLQDDLMDMRDSLDVSQVANANSLASGAANAQKIDRSLITDKSKAASGGINTGQLSRNTGGSALSGRETTQVEVAEAQVAAKSSSKEARRERGTRGEESIRQVMEANKGAIFAIYNRALRRDPTLAGKVTVKLVIEPNGVISAVSLVSSELGDEDLERKLLARIRLINFGTANVEKSTLNYSIDFLPS; encoded by the coding sequence ATGACCAGCGCCTCTCTCAGTAGCACACAGACGACGCATCGCCCGGCACTGATGCCGTGGCACTACTACAACTCCACCTTGCCCTGGGCGTCCACGGAAGAGGAAGACCAGCGCTTTATCAAGTTCCTCAAATCGGGCTTTGCCGCATTTGTGGTGCTCGGTGCACTATTCACCTTCATTCCGGCGCCGGAACTGACCCGCGAGCAGAAAGAGCAGCTGCCGCCGCAGCTGGCACGGGTCATTCTCGAGAAAAAGGAATTACCCAAGCCGGTAGAAAAGCCCAAGCCCAAACCGGTTGAGAAAAAAATCGAAAAGCCCAAAGAGGTGAAGAAAGAAAAGCCCAAGCCGGTTGAGAAGCCCAAACCCAAACCCGAGCCCATCAAAACCGTCAAACCCAAACCACTGACGGAAAAGGCACCCGCGCAAGAGGTAGCCAAGGCGCGGGAAAAGGCAGCCAACAGTGGCCTGATGCAGCTACAGGACGACCTGATGGATATGCGTGACAGCCTCGACGTGTCTCAGGTAGCCAATGCCAATTCCCTGGCCAGCGGCGCGGCCAATGCGCAAAAGATTGACCGCTCGCTGATTACCGACAAGTCCAAAGCGGCCAGTGGCGGCATCAATACCGGGCAACTGAGCCGCAACACCGGAGGCTCCGCTCTGTCCGGTCGCGAAACCACTCAGGTGGAAGTGGCTGAAGCGCAGGTGGCCGCCAAGTCCAGCAGTAAGGAAGCTCGTCGCGAGCGCGGAACACGCGGTGAAGAATCCATCCGCCAGGTCATGGAAGCCAACAAGGGCGCCATCTTCGCCATCTACAACCGCGCGCTGCGTCGGGATCCGACTCTGGCCGGCAAGGTCACCGTCAAGCTGGTCATTGAGCCCAATGGGGTGATCTCCGCGGTCAGCCTGGTAAGCAGCGAGCTGGGTGATGAAGATCTGGAGCGCAAGCTGCTGGCGCGAATTCGATTGATCAATTTCGGTACGGCGAATGTGGAAAAATCCACCCTAAACTACTCTATCGACTTCCTGCCTTCCTGA
- a CDS encoding ExbD/TolR family protein, which translates to MKATIGGKLKARKTRRHKETKLNLVSLMDIFTILVFFLLVNSSDVEVLQADKTITLPESTSTQKPETTTVVRVNGEQLIVGNRMIAKVADIPTNEDQIEPLLNELKYLASRAEPLPEEKAAVGRPVTILGDEEVPYALLKQIMNTCAAADYRDIDLAVTQTAPQDPAAPAAGQ; encoded by the coding sequence ATGAAAGCGACGATCGGCGGCAAGCTGAAAGCGCGCAAGACGCGCCGGCATAAAGAAACCAAACTGAATCTGGTTTCGCTGATGGATATTTTCACCATTCTGGTATTTTTCCTGCTGGTGAACTCCTCCGATGTGGAAGTACTGCAGGCAGACAAAACCATCACTCTGCCGGAATCCACGTCCACGCAGAAACCGGAGACCACCACGGTGGTGCGGGTAAACGGCGAGCAGTTGATTGTGGGCAACCGCATGATCGCAAAAGTAGCGGACATTCCCACGAATGAGGATCAGATCGAGCCACTACTGAATGAGCTGAAATACCTCGCCAGCCGCGCGGAACCCCTGCCGGAAGAGAAGGCCGCGGTAGGTCGCCCGGTGACCATTCTCGGCGATGAAGAGGTGCCCTACGCGCTGCTCAAGCAGATCATGAACACCTGCGCAGCGGCGGACTACCGGGATATCGATCTTGCGGTAACCCAGACCGCACCACAAGACCCGGCCGCTCCGGCCGCCGGTCAATAA
- a CDS encoding ExbD/TolR family protein has translation MAIRRRLETDPDLDITSFMSLMTVLVPVLLLNMVFSHISVLNLNLPGLSDASVEEQKENRQLEMVLRAEYIDINYPAGIRVKRIPNRDGKPDLKLVSDVLQEIKRALRDKDIDKKDLVILSEPGTPYRTLVSAMDTARSFRAVVAASVVDAELFPQISLGDAPQGDDLAQSGQRQNEQLAGNGL, from the coding sequence ATGGCTATCCGACGCAGGCTGGAAACCGATCCGGATCTGGACATCACCTCATTTATGAGCCTGATGACCGTTCTGGTCCCGGTATTGCTTCTGAATATGGTGTTTTCCCATATATCCGTACTGAACCTCAACCTGCCGGGCTTGAGCGATGCCAGTGTGGAAGAGCAGAAAGAAAACCGGCAATTGGAAATGGTGCTGCGCGCCGAGTACATCGACATCAACTATCCGGCGGGAATTCGTGTAAAACGCATTCCCAACCGGGACGGGAAGCCGGACTTGAAGCTGGTGTCGGATGTACTGCAGGAGATCAAACGCGCCCTGCGGGACAAGGATATCGACAAGAAAGACCTGGTCATTCTCTCGGAACCCGGCACCCCTTACCGTACGCTGGTGAGCGCGATGGACACCGCGCGCTCTTTCCGCGCGGTGGTGGCAGCATCGGTGGTGGACGCGGAACTGTTCCCGCAGATTTCACTGGGAGACGCACCACAAGGGGACGATCTGGCCCAGAGTGGCCAGCGGCAAAATGAACAGCTGGCAGGCAACGGACTATGA
- a CDS encoding MotA/TolQ/ExbB proton channel family protein, with amino-acid sequence MEFFNTLLRFFQNGGTFMYPIALVLVIGVVLVIERWVFLSRAKLANRRAYGQILPMMQQRNFAAALKFAQNEPAPMGQIVAAGISTAQHARKDENIAMAIEESILEAVPRLEKRTNYLATLANIATLLGLLGTIIGLIAAFTAVANADPSEKASMLSSSISVAMNTTAFGLISAIPLLLAYSMLQNKTNEIIDSLEMAGVKFLNLITLTRGQKAEAAGARPAAKAGATA; translated from the coding sequence ATGGAGTTTTTCAATACACTGCTGCGCTTCTTTCAGAACGGCGGCACTTTCATGTATCCCATCGCGCTGGTACTGGTGATCGGTGTGGTACTGGTGATCGAGCGCTGGGTATTCCTGTCCCGCGCCAAGCTCGCCAATCGCCGCGCCTATGGGCAGATTCTGCCTATGATGCAGCAGCGTAATTTTGCCGCAGCGCTCAAGTTTGCTCAGAACGAACCGGCCCCCATGGGCCAGATTGTTGCCGCTGGCATCAGTACCGCTCAGCACGCGCGCAAAGACGAGAATATTGCCATGGCCATCGAGGAGAGTATCCTCGAAGCCGTGCCGCGCCTGGAGAAGCGCACCAACTATCTGGCGACACTGGCCAACATCGCCACTCTGCTGGGGCTGCTGGGGACCATTATCGGTCTGATTGCGGCGTTTACCGCGGTTGCCAATGCGGACCCATCGGAAAAAGCCAGCATGCTGTCTTCCAGTATTTCCGTGGCCATGAACACCACCGCCTTCGGTCTGATCTCCGCCATTCCTCTACTGCTGGCCTATTCCATGCTGCAGAACAAGACCAACGAGATTATCGACAGCCTGGAAATGGCCGGCGTGAAGTTTCTTAACCTGATTACCCTGACCCGCGGTCAGAAAGCGGAAGCCGCTGGCGCGCGTCCCGCCGCCAAGGCCGGCGCAACCGCCTGA
- a CDS encoding tetratricopeptide repeat protein: MRPINRQPFNRFALLATAALLLSACAGNPTDPDTPPADAEPLAEGEIVQRVATPNPYLADTASVPAAAQQAMANARAYFEQQQFDAAETELQQVVAQWPVLSGAWLNLAKVQLKLDQPEQAEKSLQQAVAANPKNVFAWNSLGVLLRDQGRFDEAQQAYESALKQWPDFAVGHRNLGILFDLYLHQPEQALHHYREARALEPEPDRVLAGWIMDLERRL, from the coding sequence ATGCGGCCTATTAACCGGCAACCTTTCAACCGCTTTGCGTTACTGGCGACCGCCGCCCTGCTGCTCAGCGCCTGTGCCGGTAACCCCACGGACCCGGACACGCCGCCCGCGGATGCAGAGCCGCTCGCCGAAGGCGAGATAGTTCAGCGCGTCGCCACCCCCAATCCCTACCTGGCGGATACGGCCAGCGTGCCCGCAGCGGCGCAGCAGGCCATGGCGAACGCCCGCGCCTATTTCGAGCAGCAGCAGTTTGATGCTGCGGAAACCGAGCTGCAGCAGGTGGTAGCCCAATGGCCGGTGCTGTCCGGTGCCTGGCTGAATCTGGCAAAGGTGCAGTTGAAACTCGACCAGCCGGAGCAGGCAGAAAAGAGTCTGCAGCAGGCGGTAGCCGCAAACCCGAAAAATGTTTTTGCGTGGAATTCCCTCGGCGTATTACTGCGCGACCAGGGGCGCTTTGATGAAGCGCAGCAAGCCTATGAAAGCGCCCTGAAACAGTGGCCGGATTTTGCCGTGGGCCATCGCAACCTGGGTATTTTATTCGACCTGTATCTGCACCAGCCGGAACAGGCCTTGCATCATTATCGTGAGGCCCGGGCACTGGAGCCGGAACCCGACCGGGTGCTGGCGGGCTGGATCATGGATCTTGAGCGGAGACTGTAA
- a CDS encoding tetratricopeptide repeat protein: protein MSVSFSRPPRRRLLTLAVSASIALGGCAGYVDNSKTLADLPPAALPPEPLVEMPRLELPALIDSYERALAAQQNPQTRRQIQLRLADLEMERLEQMQADHPEMAVAYAEAVRHYEALLQTSADDDYLAYRLARARSLDGNNPGALEALEAIVQRNPDSPFIAEALFRRGEAAFSRKQYRAAERDFSEVLAQGDTPFARNARYMLGWSQFKDARYKAASETFLSLMDDLLGETNGQQRFLGELEKGERRLADDTLRVLALGFNYLGGAEVIESFVVDERPRTYHHLLYRALGDWYAESERYRDGAETFLAFTEQYPQSFKAPGMHARAVEILQAGNFPSEVIPAKRTFVTRYGSRSAYWEKADDQQRHLLKVQLKPWLEELARFDHARAQALAKEASDPRNRGKVAAQAQRQSREAFIAAAALYGEFIDTFPGDTKTPELTFLMAESLNESAQYAQAFNAYRRVAWGFASEGEAAPQPQPDQATEAGYAAILMAGRVHDAEKQVQNNEEQANLWLDLKTETSLRFADSWPQDPRALAVQLDAAHNLFAQYRHQETIEAAVKAAAWQPPPNPEQRRSILLLLGHSQFETENYPAAELAYEQLLAGMASNDPEYLNTRDRLQSSIYKQAEVILKQVHLTTDSMEFVAPTEEAIALLLRVRESGRSSIAATAQYDAINQLIRLQRWPQAQAELQDFRTHYPQHELTPTLTAKAVVIYQGMDMPEAAASELMALAQNDPDPNVRRDSLYLAAEQFEQSGNRARAIDAYRQYARDWREPALQNLEAQYQLVALYKEAGDQRARNQWLKSLADNKVSEPRGRYLAAFAQNDLADQSFARFERLALTLPLKQSLRNKKQAMETTVTEYRKVLDFGIAEFTTAANFRLAEIYRQLSRDLMDSQRPNGLSPLELEQYEILLEEQAYPFEEKAIELHEANVKRTVDGVYDEWIKSSFSSLEHLLPARYRKPESTVEWSDAAY from the coding sequence GTGAGTGTTTCTTTTTCACGCCCACCCCGCAGACGCCTGCTGACTCTCGCGGTAAGCGCCAGCATCGCACTGGGCGGCTGTGCCGGATATGTGGACAACAGCAAGACCCTGGCGGATCTCCCCCCCGCTGCGCTGCCCCCAGAGCCACTGGTGGAGATGCCCAGGCTTGAGCTGCCGGCACTGATCGACAGCTACGAGCGCGCCCTGGCTGCGCAACAGAACCCACAGACCCGCCGCCAGATACAGCTGCGCCTGGCGGATCTGGAAATGGAACGACTGGAGCAAATGCAGGCCGACCACCCGGAAATGGCGGTGGCCTATGCAGAAGCAGTACGCCACTACGAAGCGCTGTTGCAGACCTCCGCAGACGACGATTACCTGGCCTATCGACTGGCCCGCGCCCGTTCGCTGGACGGTAACAACCCCGGTGCACTCGAGGCACTGGAGGCCATCGTACAACGGAACCCGGATTCCCCATTTATCGCCGAAGCCCTGTTCCGCCGCGGTGAAGCGGCGTTCAGCCGCAAGCAGTATCGCGCGGCCGAGCGGGACTTCAGCGAGGTTCTGGCGCAGGGCGATACGCCCTTTGCACGCAATGCCCGCTATATGCTTGGCTGGAGCCAGTTCAAGGACGCCCGCTACAAAGCCGCCAGTGAAACCTTCCTCTCACTGATGGACGACCTGCTCGGCGAGACCAACGGGCAACAGCGCTTCCTCGGAGAGCTGGAAAAAGGCGAACGCCGCCTGGCCGATGACACCTTGCGGGTGTTGGCACTGGGCTTCAATTACCTGGGCGGCGCCGAGGTCATCGAGTCGTTTGTTGTGGATGAGCGCCCGCGCACCTATCACCACCTGCTGTATCGCGCACTGGGCGACTGGTACGCAGAGAGCGAGCGCTACCGCGACGGAGCGGAAACCTTCCTCGCCTTTACCGAGCAGTACCCGCAAAGTTTCAAAGCGCCGGGTATGCACGCGCGCGCGGTGGAAATTCTGCAGGCGGGCAACTTCCCAAGCGAAGTGATTCCGGCCAAGCGCACCTTCGTCACCCGCTATGGCAGCCGCAGCGCCTACTGGGAAAAAGCCGACGACCAGCAGCGCCACCTGCTGAAAGTTCAATTGAAACCGTGGCTGGAGGAGCTGGCGCGCTTCGATCATGCCCGCGCCCAGGCTCTGGCCAAGGAAGCTTCAGACCCGCGCAACCGGGGCAAGGTGGCTGCGCAGGCACAACGGCAGTCCCGCGAAGCGTTTATCGCCGCCGCCGCACTGTACGGCGAGTTTATCGATACCTTCCCCGGTGACACCAAAACGCCGGAGCTGACCTTCCTGATGGCGGAAAGCCTCAACGAATCCGCTCAGTATGCACAGGCGTTCAACGCATATCGCAGAGTGGCCTGGGGCTTCGCCAGCGAGGGCGAAGCGGCACCGCAACCACAGCCAGATCAGGCTACGGAGGCAGGCTATGCCGCCATTCTGATGGCCGGGCGCGTACACGATGCCGAGAAACAGGTACAGAACAACGAGGAACAGGCCAATCTGTGGCTGGACCTGAAGACGGAGACGAGCCTCAGATTCGCCGACAGCTGGCCGCAGGACCCGCGCGCACTAGCCGTGCAGCTGGATGCCGCACACAACCTGTTTGCCCAGTATCGCCACCAGGAAACCATCGAGGCCGCCGTCAAAGCCGCGGCCTGGCAGCCACCACCCAACCCGGAGCAGCGCCGCAGCATTCTGCTGCTGTTGGGCCACAGCCAGTTTGAAACGGAAAACTACCCCGCCGCCGAGCTGGCCTATGAACAGCTGCTCGCTGGTATGGCATCCAACGATCCGGAGTACCTGAACACCCGCGACCGCCTGCAGTCTTCCATCTACAAGCAGGCTGAGGTGATCCTCAAACAGGTGCATCTGACCACCGACAGCATGGAATTCGTGGCCCCCACAGAGGAAGCCATTGCACTCTTGCTGCGGGTGCGCGAAAGCGGGCGCTCATCCATCGCCGCCACCGCCCAGTACGATGCCATCAACCAGCTGATCCGCCTGCAGCGCTGGCCGCAGGCGCAGGCGGAGCTACAGGATTTCCGGACTCACTACCCACAGCACGAGCTGACGCCAACCCTCACCGCAAAAGCGGTAGTGATTTATCAGGGTATGGATATGCCGGAGGCCGCAGCCAGCGAGCTGATGGCACTGGCCCAGAACGATCCCGACCCCAATGTGCGACGGGACTCTCTGTACCTCGCTGCGGAACAGTTCGAGCAGTCGGGCAACCGCGCCCGCGCAATCGATGCCTATCGCCAGTATGCGCGGGACTGGCGTGAGCCTGCTCTGCAAAACCTGGAGGCCCAGTATCAGCTGGTCGCCCTGTATAAAGAAGCCGGCGACCAGCGCGCGCGCAATCAGTGGCTGAAAAGCCTTGCCGACAACAAGGTATCGGAGCCCCGCGGCCGGTACCTTGCGGCCTTTGCCCAGAACGATCTGGCCGACCAGAGTTTCGCCCGCTTCGAGCGCCTGGCTCTGACCCTGCCGCTCAAGCAGAGTCTGCGCAACAAGAAACAGGCAATGGAAACCACCGTGACGGAGTACCGGAAAGTGCTCGACTTCGGCATAGCCGAATTCACCACTGCGGCTAATTTCCGGCTGGCGGAGATCTACCGCCAACTGAGCCGCGATCTGATGGACTCCCAGCGCCCCAACGGCCTCAGTCCTCTGGAGCTGGAGCAGTACGAGATTCTACTGGAAGAGCAGGCTTACCCCTTCGAGGAAAAGGCCATCGAGCTGCATGAGGCCAATGTGAAACGTACCGTCGACGGCGTCTACGACGAGTGGATAAAAAGCAGTTTTTCCTCACTGGAGCACCTGCTGCCCGCCCGTTACCGCAAACCAGAATCTACAGTGGAGTGGAGCGATGCGGCCTATTAA
- a CDS encoding tetratricopeptide repeat protein has product MFTKTALTLALTGLIAGILPCAAEASQGEEAPVSEISREKSTEKFQQAQDMRYGAALYHYFQGNTFDALSTLMVSDLRGGISYHADNAELIRGGISLAFGLERQAADLFEQQLQKAPAPENQQRIERFREIAWLKLAELNYRHQNWDTAALQLEKSGAIHQTTLTLNLAIRNGDLSQAAQLLRLADLPVAERVLGHNNLAAAFARDEYFPAAAEEYRRAAELVDKVTLDKDLAGDLREELYVLRDKARIGAGYALTLQGDYTTAAEEFRRVRLDTPWSPDALLGLGWASVNGAAHTQAVDALGYLIRENPLLPQVQEALLALPYTYEALDRPKLALRSYQSAEQQYQRALDDLNRLAGAAGQLQFVEIDGDEHIDLQRYGWLEDAETPALIRMNQHYLLQMMQSDRLQLQLSELRDLQQLRRVLDRWQQRLPEFHTLIEEREQRRVAIVREHDSAQYDQQVQIAEQQLEQLQASLARVEADKDGLAMFADSDNANAEYLEMLREAETRYQKLSAAGKTSNYQQQTLARARGILQWYAAEEYHQNLWRKRKALDTLEEQLIDAARNQRKVARISAEAPQLNLLAGSVEDAGLRINQQRSAIDRASAVIEHQIRSDLQSALSEARVRVEQYMAHTRLAIARIQDAAMQGHYDPPEAPAQETTLDVTGDPEAAQATDPVADLDQGEPEGAPTDALAEESPSDPSQDLAPPAQTAEQGEPES; this is encoded by the coding sequence GTGTTCACGAAAACTGCTCTGACACTTGCACTGACCGGCCTGATCGCCGGCATTCTGCCCTGCGCGGCAGAAGCGTCGCAGGGTGAGGAAGCACCGGTTTCCGAGATCTCCCGGGAAAAATCCACGGAGAAGTTCCAGCAGGCACAGGATATGCGTTACGGCGCCGCCCTGTACCACTACTTTCAGGGCAATACTTTCGATGCACTGAGTACCCTGATGGTCTCCGACCTGCGCGGTGGCATTTCGTACCATGCGGACAATGCCGAACTGATTCGCGGCGGCATCAGCCTCGCCTTCGGCCTGGAGCGCCAGGCGGCAGATCTGTTCGAACAGCAGCTGCAGAAAGCCCCGGCCCCTGAAAATCAGCAGCGTATCGAGCGCTTTCGAGAAATCGCCTGGCTGAAACTAGCGGAACTGAACTACCGCCACCAGAATTGGGACACCGCCGCCCTGCAGCTGGAAAAATCCGGGGCAATCCACCAGACCACCCTTACCCTGAACCTGGCCATTCGCAATGGCGATCTGAGCCAGGCGGCGCAGCTGTTGCGCCTGGCCGATCTGCCCGTGGCGGAACGGGTACTCGGCCACAATAACCTGGCCGCGGCCTTTGCCCGCGATGAATACTTCCCGGCTGCCGCAGAGGAATACCGGCGTGCGGCAGAGCTGGTGGACAAGGTCACTCTCGACAAAGATCTGGCAGGCGATCTGCGGGAAGAGCTCTACGTCCTGCGCGACAAGGCGCGCATTGGCGCCGGTTACGCACTGACCCTGCAGGGCGATTACACCACCGCTGCAGAAGAATTTCGTCGCGTCAGGCTCGATACCCCCTGGTCTCCGGATGCCCTGCTCGGCCTCGGCTGGGCTTCGGTCAACGGCGCGGCACACACCCAGGCCGTGGATGCCCTGGGCTACCTGATCCGCGAGAACCCGCTACTGCCCCAGGTGCAGGAAGCGCTGCTGGCACTGCCATATACCTACGAAGCACTGGACCGGCCCAAACTGGCACTGCGCAGTTACCAGAGCGCTGAGCAGCAATATCAACGGGCCCTCGACGACCTCAACCGACTGGCCGGCGCCGCCGGGCAACTGCAGTTTGTGGAAATCGATGGCGATGAGCACATCGATCTGCAGCGCTACGGCTGGCTCGAAGACGCCGAAACGCCGGCACTGATCCGTATGAATCAGCATTATCTGTTACAGATGATGCAAAGCGACCGCCTGCAATTGCAGTTGTCGGAACTGCGCGACCTGCAACAGTTGCGGCGGGTACTGGATCGATGGCAACAGCGGCTACCGGAATTCCACACTCTGATCGAAGAACGGGAGCAGCGTCGTGTTGCCATTGTGCGTGAGCACGACAGCGCCCAGTACGATCAACAGGTGCAGATTGCCGAACAGCAACTGGAACAACTGCAGGCTTCACTGGCGCGGGTGGAAGCGGATAAAGATGGGCTCGCCATGTTTGCCGATTCCGACAACGCCAATGCGGAATACCTGGAAATGCTACGGGAAGCGGAAACCCGCTACCAAAAGCTGAGTGCCGCGGGCAAGACCAGTAACTACCAGCAGCAAACCCTGGCCCGCGCCCGCGGTATCCTGCAATGGTATGCCGCCGAAGAGTACCACCAGAATCTGTGGCGGAAGCGCAAGGCGCTGGATACGCTGGAGGAACAGCTGATCGACGCAGCGCGCAATCAGCGCAAGGTAGCTCGCATTTCCGCAGAAGCACCGCAACTCAATCTGCTGGCGGGCAGTGTCGAAGATGCCGGCCTGCGCATTAACCAGCAGCGCAGCGCCATCGACCGCGCCAGCGCGGTGATCGAACATCAGATCCGCAGCGACCTGCAGAGCGCGCTGAGCGAGGCCCGCGTACGAGTCGAACAGTATATGGCCCACACCCGCCTGGCCATCGCGCGTATCCAGGATGCGGCCATGCAGGGCCACTACGATCCCCCCGAGGCGCCAGCACAAGAAACAACCCTTGATGTCACTGGAGATCCAGAAGCCGCTCAGGCGACTGATCCGGTGGCCGACCTTGACCAGGGCGAACCCGAGGGAGCGCCCACCGATGCGCTCGCGGAGGAATCCCCCAGCGACCCGTCGCAAGATCTTGCCCCACCAGCGCAAACCGCCGAGCAGGGAGAGCCGGAATCGTGA
- a CDS encoding FAD:protein FMN transferase, with product MYPKRLFLIACTLLAAATAHAEWHYDKQAIMGTEVHLQFWYQDEQKARQINRAVMDEFRRLDAALSPYKEDSELSRVNREAGQGPVQISDELARIVDKSLFYSRQTHGAFDITFATLGSLYNFRDGKQVDSDTTENLRDAIGYHHLQLDRSKGTLRYGDSRTKIDLGGIAKGYAVDRAVDILKQYGVTNANVSAGGDARLLGDKRGKPWLVGIRHPRDKSKNAAVIPLENTAISTSGDYERFFIDDDDHRVHHIFDPATGKPADTDSKDGEAADRDSVEETLISVSVIGPAGFDTDPLSTSVFVLGKSKGLALIDQMDGYEAIVIDADRQMFFSRGLAGPQP from the coding sequence ATGTACCCAAAGCGCCTTTTTCTGATTGCCTGCACACTGCTCGCGGCCGCCACTGCGCACGCCGAGTGGCACTATGACAAGCAGGCAATCATGGGCACTGAGGTCCATCTGCAATTCTGGTACCAGGACGAGCAAAAAGCCCGGCAGATCAACCGCGCGGTCATGGATGAATTCCGCCGCCTGGACGCGGCTCTGTCACCCTACAAAGAAGACAGTGAACTATCGCGGGTAAACCGGGAAGCAGGGCAGGGGCCGGTTCAGATCTCCGACGAGCTGGCACGGATCGTGGATAAATCCCTGTTTTACAGCAGGCAGACCCACGGGGCCTTCGATATCACTTTTGCCACCCTGGGCAGTCTGTACAACTTTCGCGACGGCAAGCAGGTGGACAGTGACACCACCGAGAACCTGCGCGATGCCATCGGCTATCACCACCTGCAGTTGGACCGGAGCAAAGGCACACTGCGCTATGGTGACAGTCGCACCAAAATTGATCTCGGTGGTATCGCCAAGGGTTACGCGGTAGACCGCGCGGTGGATATTCTGAAACAATACGGTGTCACCAACGCCAATGTCAGCGCCGGCGGCGACGCGCGTCTACTGGGTGACAAACGGGGTAAACCCTGGCTGGTCGGCATCCGCCACCCCAGGGACAAAAGCAAAAATGCCGCGGTAATTCCACTGGAGAATACCGCGATCTCCACCTCCGGAGATTATGAGCGTTTTTTTATCGATGACGACGATCACCGGGTGCACCATATCTTCGACCCGGCCACCGGTAAGCCTGCAGATACCGATAGCAAAGATGGCGAAGCGGCAGACCGCGACTCCGTGGAAGAAACGCTGATCAGTGTCAGCGTGATTGGCCCCGCCGGGTTTGATACCGACCCGTTATCCACTAGTGTCTTCGTACTGGGTAAGAGCAAGGGACTCGCATTGATCGACCAGATGGATGGATATGAGGCGATCGTCATCGATGCTGACCGCCAGATGTTTTTTTCCCGGGGCCTGGCAGGCCCGCAGCCTTAG